The Falco cherrug isolate bFalChe1 chromosome 3, bFalChe1.pri, whole genome shotgun sequence genome segment CCAGCCTTTCTTTAGAGATGCGACTGAACAGCCTGCAGTAACCAACTGCTGTGAGAGTAAGTGAAGCACCCAGAGCCGTAAGTACAACGTCGTTCATCTTTATTCTCTGCAAGGGAGCTCCCTCACGGAGGCAGCTCTACATGCCTGGGGGAAACACCAGCTGTTGTCAATGAGTATTAAGGATAGAGTTGCTTCCCCAGCCACTCCGCGACTGGGGAGGGAACAGGGAAGTCTGCTGGGATGCAGCCTGGTGCCTTCCGGGGGCTTGAGCTGGAAGCCGAGCGGTGATGGAGAAGTGGGGGAAACACCTTTGCCGTGTTCAGTAACAGTCAATAGCACCTTCTGAAGAAGCTGTCCTCATACTCAGTTTTTCATGTGTGCTGCGAGCCAACGCTTTTTAAACCttgctgctctttcctttttttcttgcccttgaaagaaaaaagctgtcgGTTGCTGTTTCCTTAGCCCGGCtatggcagaagcagcagcgcACTGATCACTGCGCATTTCAGAACAAAGCTGCCTGGGCCACTGACAAAGCCCCGTCACCTCACAGACCATGGGCGCCTTCCATGACGGAGGAGCAGCGCGTGGCTATAACCGGTGTGTGTCAAGTCTGTCCCCGTTTGTCTCTGTAGGGACATTTTTTAATGGGGAGAAACAGGCGCTATTTCCCTGCGCTCACACAGCAGGTCCAGCATCTTGGCAGCCCTGCTTTACGTTCTACCTGTCTGAAATTGTTTCCAACAGCTCAGAGGTTGTTAGAACAACAGTTAGTATTTATTTCTACAGATAAACATGTTGTTTCTTAATGTAcgaaaaaggaagaaattttttccaAGCTGTGTGTCACGGAGCGCTCGCCGCACCCACTCGGGCTGTAGCgcgctgctgccctgccccagctcagctTCTGCAAGTTGGGAGCGAGATCCAGCCCTCCCAGGGGAACCGTGCTGGTGCTTTTAAAGTGTATACGTAAACCCATGCACAAAGTAGTACCTAGTCTGACTTTTCTGTACTCACCCCAAGATTTGTCCACAAACTGAACTGCTGCGCTCTTAACtggttttttcttgttttcaagggaaaaaaactcaTTTGCTGAAACAGAGATGAGTGTTAATTACCAAGCTTAACCCAGGCAAACGCAGATGCAGGACCCCCCTGAGGACACTGCTTACCCTGTGCCCGGTTGGCATGTGGGCCGTAGAGCTGCGCCTTTACGAAGTCCAAGGCGAGCTGTTGGTGGAGGCCTGTAAAACTCTGATCTTTTAAGCGCACAGCTGTATAGTTTCCTTTTGACCTAGTTAAATAAGGAGATGTAAATCCCTGGAGCGCCCTTACAGACCCAGAAGGGGCCCGTGCTTTGCTACTCAAGCACAAGAGCAGCCAGTGCTGGTTTCTGACGCTCGGCCAAGCTGTGCAGCGgtattaacaaaaaaatcagaccaAGACTCTCAAGCTGTCCTCATGGCTTTGCGCCCCACGCAGTCCCTTGGGACCCCTGAACTAGTCCTACCAGAGGGTGCAGTTCCTCTGTAGGGACAGCAGGGACAAGAAAcgggggaaggaaaagacaacTGAAAGGGAGGAGTAACACGGTGGCTACTGCTGTGCTTGTGGCTGCCCAGTTACATATACAGGATACAGAAGGACTATTTCTCATAcaaattttgtgtgtgtgtaatatatataaaaaaatataacactTAAAGGCACCATTAGCACATAAATACACTTTCTGAGAGGAGGAGCAACGGCAATGTGAAGGGAGCACTGTGAAGGGagcactgcacagctgctgcgctgccccctccccccccccgtgcaggcaggagcacccCCAATGTACCTGGCACCCTTTCcttgcttctctttcttcacCTGCCTTTGGTCTTGGCCTTGTCTCTGCTTCACAGCCCCACCTCCACTCTGTTTACCTACAATAAATTGAAtagataacagaaaaaaattcccaaatgTTACAAATTAAGAGCTGTAAGTGAGAGGAACAGGAATGAGATGAGTTCAGCTGTGAAAAGGTGAGGGGTCTTCTGTTAACAGGcatttttcagcagctctgaCCA includes the following:
- the NOL7 gene encoding nucleolar protein 7; translation: MARRGKVAALLGPASSEDEAPEEVAFGAAREAAQTERKRVGEAARRHRELLKEKRRRRQELFAEQKKRKLLPEAVLQELAAAAPPAGPDEQAAAAERGKQSGGGAVKQRQGQDQRQVKKEKQGKGARSKGNYTAVRLKDQSFTGLHQQLALDFVKAQLYGPHANRAQANEFFSLENKKKPVKSAAVQFVDKSWGQEKKERAARFKKRWLAAHMKN